From bacterium, the proteins below share one genomic window:
- a CDS encoding glycosyltransferase family 2 protein, which translates to MDKRLDLSITIISHNHGHFLTPCLASLYKYAQGFTFEVLLIDNKSDDQTVEIIKNNFPEVALIENKKRYSFAKNNNIGIKYSKGRYILLLNPDTTFSDNALKKVIEFMDEHEEVGISACKLLNPDGTIQDSCRKFPTPLAILFRGFRLDRWFKNVQFYQNYLMHNFDHNFLKEIDWALGAFLFVRREVIKKVGMMDEKYPLYYEDIDWCFRVKESGWKIYYLPHVSITHHYLRTSAKSFLNKRKIFHLISIGHFYNKHALTMLKNSIWKRNKENVYKK; encoded by the coding sequence ATGGATAAAAGATTAGATCTTTCTATTACGATCATCAGCCATAACCATGGACATTTTTTAACGCCTTGCTTAGCATCTCTTTATAAATATGCTCAAGGATTTACTTTTGAAGTCCTTCTAATCGATAATAAATCTGACGATCAGACCGTAGAAATTATAAAGAATAATTTTCCAGAAGTAGCTTTAATAGAAAATAAAAAGAGGTATAGTTTTGCTAAAAATAATAATATTGGGATAAAATATTCCAAAGGAAGATATATTTTACTTTTAAATCCTGACACTACTTTTTCAGATAACGCCTTAAAAAAGGTGATAGAATTTATGGATGAACATGAAGAAGTAGGTATTTCTGCTTGTAAATTACTAAATCCTGATGGAACTATTCAAGATAGTTGTCGTAAATTTCCAACTCCTTTAGCTATTTTATTTCGAGGTTTTAGACTCGATAGATGGTTTAAGAATGTCCAATTCTACCAAAATTATTTAATGCACAACTTCGACCATAATTTTTTAAAAGAAATTGATTGGGCTTTAGGAGCTTTTTTATTTGTAAGAAGGGAAGTAATTAAAAAGGTAGGGATGATGGATGAAAAATATCCTTTATATTATGAAGATATAGATTGGTGTTTTAGAGTTAAAGAAAGTGGGTGGAAGATATATTATCTACCTCATGTTTCTATTACTCATCACTATCTAAGGACTTCAGCAAAAAGTTTTCTTAATAAAAGAAAGATCTTTCATTTGATTAGTATTGGTCATTTTTATAATAAACACGCTTTAACCATGTTAAAAAACTCAATATGGAAAAGGAATAAAGAAAATGTCTATAAAAAATAA
- a CDS encoding class I SAM-dependent methyltransferase, translating into MSIKNNCKKNNLKKVYERESKFWDNQVTFSLKDEKDLLVDEDNLNELESFIFERLGDLRDKKVLDCGCGSGVLSTILAKRGALVSAFDISSESTKLTKKRAEINGVGERVEVKVMPFEKLGYSDQCFDLVVGYFILHHIDVTKGALELKRVLKDEGRAIFLENSSRNFLLMMARKLLTGRFGIPKHGSADEIPLGNKDIKQMGKIFSEYKVHYKNFFFFRLLDEFIFKGKSKAVAKILKILDVFFYKYLPLIRQFSYLQIAEFNKVKN; encoded by the coding sequence ATGTCTATAAAAAATAATTGTAAAAAGAATAACCTAAAAAAAGTTTACGAAAGAGAAAGTAAGTTTTGGGATAATCAAGTAACCTTTTCTCTTAAGGATGAAAAAGATCTATTGGTCGATGAGGATAACTTAAATGAATTAGAAAGTTTTATTTTTGAAAGATTGGGTGACTTAAGAGATAAAAAAGTTTTAGATTGTGGATGTGGGTCTGGAGTGCTTTCTACTATTTTAGCTAAAAGAGGAGCTTTGGTCTCTGCTTTTGACATTTCTTCTGAATCAACTAAGCTAACTAAGAAAAGAGCAGAAATAAATGGAGTAGGGGAAAGGGTCGAGGTAAAAGTTATGCCTTTTGAAAAACTTGGTTATTCTGACCAATGTTTTGACTTAGTGGTTGGTTACTTTATTCTCCATCATATAGATGTAACTAAAGGAGCTCTTGAACTAAAAAGAGTTTTAAAAGATGAAGGTCGGGCTATATTCTTAGAAAATTCTAGTCGTAACTTTTTATTAATGATGGCTAGGAAACTTCTAACTGGGCGCTTTGGCATTCCTAAGCATGGATCGGCAGATGAAATTCCTTTGGGCAATAAAGATATTAAACAAATGGGCAAGATTTTTAGTGAATATAAAGTTCATTATAAGAATTTCTTCTTTTTTAGGCTTCTAGACGAATTTATTTTTAAGGGAAAAAGTAAAGCCGTGGCTAAAATTTTAAAAATATTAGATGTATTTTTTTATAAATACCTTCCCCTAATTCGACAATTTAGTTATCTTCAGATTGCAGAGTTTAACAAAGTAAAAAATTAG